One stretch of Sebastes umbrosus isolate fSebUmb1 chromosome 5, fSebUmb1.pri, whole genome shotgun sequence DNA includes these proteins:
- the prrc2c gene encoding protein PRRC2C isoform X2 — MSEKSGQSTKAKDGKTKYATLSLFNTYKGKSLETQKTAVAARHGLQSLGKVAASRRMPPPANLPSLKAENKGNDPNVNIVPKDGSGWASRPEGGEERQQETPPPPIKPVVLPPPEPSIVGSRSWASSKPTQPDGAPPRVSSHFHQEFPSLQAAGEVEKGDGQEEEPYGPGPSLRPQNVGSWREGGGRNLITAPSPPEMDNRALEEGSTALGTSTPAGEADEPGRNVTADVQREKRDGKERLPPSAPPPQPKLNGGQQPPAGVPTHFDPAFRSMMPPYMFHAYPQMTFGPGQGNLRYPVPQDGAKLVRGPRSARPQQAPPQSWHQDPDRPSIISATELKELDNLDTDTDEGWAGAQMEVDYTEKLNFSDDEENQAAKDKRENWEWMGKVERIRSRPPDGQEGWKEGTEDRGGSKTSWADGDPRAPSPGIMGQYNKSAAPQDYQGGTRSVGGGAPRGPKPQAAAAPGADEDPEAWRQKRKKPAEVSEAVERARRRRDEEERRMEEQRLAACAEKLKRLNEKHRQATEIQSALAQTTNDEAVAAQEEESSSAPAPVSSPVPSIPVSQSPVPIMQAPLPEMVDQDGEGMERELVEPSVEEEVQLPRQPSPPIQRPVSVDPEPQSEGESSLVEVSPLMEENQVDRTTVPIRDYFNIEDNRVDEPHLSLPLMDPPSGEEVPVAPPQLEGEAAAAMRPSLTSGYSKQFQKSLPPRFLRQQEQMKQQQWQQQQHQSGGSVSPSGGGGVPAPQQQQQQQQQQQQQQHRSMYQPIGPHHQHLASMGFDPRWLMMQSYMDPRMMSGRPPMDMPTNIHPGRMPPKQIVRREPGDNSSSSSDSFDHLTRPIRDHGLPSDSRMVWGSEPYPQSEPLPSVTPPKGRDDNKEPRMDSGLDLDRGLPAMYPQDHSALDSHKSNFFQDPTESLSAFSQGPEDASGPLDLVPVSSAFDPEESGLPSGEEVEALGQAMLQRSVSQGSSHSLKLDEPRFDGLSLGTKSLELQDTGERADDKPQNELYPQAAVTSNRATPPADGLHKQEKLPLPAPSKQKAELRWGGRSGAGRREGPGGERPLRRSGPIKKPVLRDMKEEREQREEREKRHERGDRGDRSKKDQSSKAPSAAAAVSEGSRPQGEGKREAAEAEETPTGHQRVRDSQPSSVVPNSSSQEEKADKPPSNDKHPEPKLPFRKESNLPPRAYRREEREREREREKEMDKDRDRDRDRDRDRDKEWPLDSNFKGRGRGEYYARGRSYRGTYGGRCRGSRGRSRAEYNYREPRSRSDLPSAGGAAAFRNREESETRSESSDFEVIPKRRRRRGSDTDSESEGGRESASDTGPSDREPSTKPSRPLRRELPGEARPGPHKPGFGPPHMGDRVGPRGDDESRPKPGFLPKGEPSRRGRGGLYSRRGGARERGGPRAGPLRRPGARESSSQWPSKPMETFRPEDTESSQRYDNPAADRRPNRSDCKKFGDGGPQNSRERPRRSRPARPPRQDKPPRFRRLKEREAAVLASGETAPSPPVPLLPVPAAAVPSSAPISLSPTLSRAPGTPVTVPAEVAATMPAPDLSSPLEASLPETSSPTITAVGTKSPDLSNQNSSDQANEEWETASESSDFNERREREERKGALEAANEAATACAPAPAPPQGSLTPNRSPPDGGVTPKRDGAPAAKRSFSSQRPTERQNRRGNSGAKPVRGYAGGKGERRGGAKAGRKGPAAQQNSDGMTQSTGGASQRPSKDQSGRRKDEAKQAAKKPKENALSQFDLNNYASVVIIDDHPEVTTTEDPQSNTNDDGFTEVVSRKQQKRLQDEEKRKKEEQTTQNWSKKGSGEKGRGGGGKLPPRFAKKQSSQQQQQQQQQQQQQQQQQQQQQQQQQQQQQQASQSQPPVTPTPQAQQQPPISVPQHPHLPPSQPAASPQTLEGTVAPLPSIPPVIVDFTSKSLPPPPAQTHSTLGTELWENKVAGPIVLPDVKKLGPISPPQPPSVSAWNKPLTSFTGTVSSEGVKLGSEGSVELAIDSIQFGAPSSAGSTDSDGVPALLETVSDNKLPAPKEQRQKQPRAGPIKTQKLPEMEPMETKEYKPGPIGKERSLKNRKAKDARGGEGEGMEGGVPGGGVSRATDSSPPTSDPTVPELGGDIECMITVPSVEYNSISKESVTDYTTPSSSLADSVPTGVNKIEESLVASVALPHSLPLPRRETLQQSSNLSTVSPATVDLTLKMESARKAWENSPSLEKNSPVTSSSSPITSCASSYSTFSSASMPQIPVASVTPSTSLSDDGRHAPSLEKQTGVPAREQSSGTYTTSALSTKTTTASDPPNICKVKPQQLQGGSLSSSSSSSSSSSFSQLGCVPTLLPQQQQTPQVYVSQSAAGSAAQIPAFYMDTSHLFSTPHPRLAPPSLAQQQGFQPGLSQPTAVQQIPIPIYAPLQGQPQHQHQHQHQHQHQHQHQHQHTHQAQLGLSTGPPVSQPQDLFSSSLQPYRSQQAFMQSSLSQPSMMLSGPSLHSYAGVQASDLGKPQSSLAYQQASSQQHIPILFEPQLNQPSGMGGSQLIDTHLLQLSLAQARQGMSQHSNMYSGQVQQHGQSSYYSNTQSPSSAMQQVTVPLSSSQLSLSNFGSGGGQPLLALPPTPPQVQPPNINRQPPVSNPYRGIMGPNHSMMQPPTSKMDMDLKLFGSGMDVKPGTPPIGARSTTPTSSHYRASSTSPSSQSSKINSMLYQKQFQASSAGMRMTQHFPGQFNPQILSQPNIVSPLVRPPHINSFAGGVQRSPMGPPMSPNMGGGLMPHPRPQHPQHSQHPQHPQHPQHPQHPQHPQHPQHPQHPQHPQHPQHPQHPQHPPRGPPVPSLAPRGTQAAMKAEQDLKAKQRAEVLQSTHKFFSDQQQQQLKAPQVSKVSRLDQVVKPQLDAPAPNHQVMGDRPDSDKPPISTAKPIRTGPIKPQAIKPEEGK, encoded by the exons ATGTCCGAGAAGTCAGGGCAAAGCACCAAGGCAAAGGATGGCAAAACAAAGTATGCAACCCTTAGCCTCTTCAATACCTACAAGGGCAAATCTCTGGAaacccagaaaactgcag TGGCTGCCAGACATGGGCTCCAAAGTTTGGGCAAAGTTGCTGCCAGCCGGCGCATGCCCCCTCCGGCCAACCTGCCCAGCCTGAAGGCAGAGAACAAGGGAAACGACCCCAACGTCAACATCGTCCCCAAAGACGGTAGTGGCTGGGCATCTCGGCctgaaggaggggaggagag GCAACAGGAGACGCCCCCACCCCCGATCAAACCAGTAGTGCTCCCACCACCAGAGCCTTCTATTGTGGGCAGCCGCTCCTGGGCCAGCAGCAAGCCGACGCAGCCAGACG GTGCTCCTCCTCGGGTGAGCAGCCATTTTCACCAGGAGTTTCCCAGCTTGCAGGCGGCTGGTGAGGTGGAGAAAGGGGACGGTCAAGAAGAGGAGCCTTATGGACCAGGCCCCAGCCTCAGACCTCAAA ATGTTGGCAGTTGGCGTGAGGGCGGTGGCAGGAATTTGATCACTGCACCCAGCCCCCCCGAGATGGACAACAGGGCTCTGGAGGAGGGTAGTACGGCCCTTGGTACCTCTACACCAGCAGGGGAAGCTGATGAGCCTGGACGAAATGTAACCGCTGACGTCCAGAGGGAGAAGAGGGATGGCAAGGAGAGGTTGCCCCCCTCGGCCCCGCCTCCTCAGCCTAAACTTAATGGGGGGCAGCAGCCTCCTGCTGGGGTGCCAACCCACTTCGACCCTGCTTTCAGGAGCATGATGCCACCCTAC ATGTTCCACGCCTATCCTCAAATGACTTTTGGCCCAGGGCAAGGAAACTTAAGATACCCTGTACCACAAGATGGAGCAAA gtTGGTCAGGGGTCCTCGTTCAGCACGACCCCAGCAGGCTCCCCCTCAGTCCTGGCACCAGGACCCAGATAGACCCTCTATCATCAGCGCAACAGAACTTAAAGAGCTGGACAACTTAGACACTGATACTGATGAGGGCTGGGCAG GAGCTCAGATGGAGGTGGACTACACTGAGAAACTAAACTTCAGCGATGACGAGGAGAACCAAGCTGCTAAAGACAAAAGAGAAAACTG ggAATGGATGGGTAAAGTGGAGCGTATAAGATCTCGACCACCAGACGGTCAGGAGGGCTGGAAGGAGGGCACTGAGGACCGTGGGGGCAGTAAAACCTCATGGGCCGATGGTGATCCCAGAGCGCCATCACCTGGCATTATGGGGCAATACAATAAGTCAGCTGCTCCACAGGACTACCAG GGCGGCACTCGTTCTGTTGGTGGCGGAGCTCCACGTGGGCCCAAACCACAGGCTGCAGCGGCACCTGGTGCTGATGAGGACCCTGAGGCATGGCGACAGAAGCGCAAGAAGCCTGCAGAAGTTTCTGAAGCTGTAGAACGAGCGAGACGAcggagagatgaagaggaacGGCGGATGGAAGAACAGCGGCTTGCTGCTTGTGCTGAAAAACTTAAACGTCTCAATGAAAAACACCGCCAGGCAACTGAGATCCAATCTGCCCTCGCTCAGACCACCAATGATGAAGCAGTAGCTGCCCAAGAGGAAGAGTCCTCATCAGCTCCGGCTCCTGTATCCAGTCCTGTTCCGTCGATCCCAGTTTCACAATCACCGGTCCCAATCATGCAAGCTCCTTTACCTGAGATGGTGGATCAAGACGGGGAGGGGATGGAACGAGAGCTAGTAGAACCAAGTGTAGAGGAGGAGGTTCAATTGCCTCGTCAGCCCAGCCCCCCCATCCAGAGACCTGTGTCTGTAGATCCAGAGCCtcagagcgagggagagagctCCTTGGTTGAGGTCAGCCCCCTGATGGAGGAGAACCAGGTAGACAGGACAACAGTGCCTATCCGCGACTATTTCAACATAGAGGACAACAGAG TGGATGAGCCCCACCTGTCTCTGCCTCTCATGGACCCCCCCAGTGGTGAGGAAGTCCCCGTGGCACCACCACAGCTGGAAGGAGAAGCAGCAGCTGCTATGCGTCCCTCTCTTACCTCAGGCTATTCCAAACAGTTTCAAAAGTCTTTGCCTCCTCGTTTCCTTAGACAGCAG GAGCAGATGAAGCAGCAACAatggcaacaacagcaacaccagAGTGGGGGCTCCGTGTCTCCATCAGGTGGGGGCGGCGTTCCAGctccccagcagcagcagcaacagcagcagcagcaacaacagcaacaacaccgCTCCATGTATCAACCCATTGGCCCCCATCACCAGCACCTGGCCTCCATGGGGTTTGACCCCCGCTGGCTCATGATGCAGTCCTACATGGACCCACGCATGATGTCAGGACGCCCTCCCATGGACATGCCAACTAACATTCACCCTG GGAGGATGCCTCCTAAGCAGATTGTGCGCAGAGAGCCCGGTGACAACTCAAGCTCCAGCTCTGACTCCTTTGACCATCTAACCCGACCAATTCGTGACCATGGCCTGCCGTCAGACTCGCGGATGGTATGGGGGTCGGAGCCGTACCCACAATCAGAGCCGTTACCGTCTGTAACTCCTCCAAAAGGACGGGATGATAACAAGGAGCCgag GATGGACTCTGGTTTGGATCTGGACAGGGGTCTCCCAGCTATGTATCCCCAGGACCACAGTGCATTGGACTCTCATAAAAGTAACTTCTTCCAGGACCCTACGGAGTCCCTGTCGGCATTTTCCCAGGGCCCAGAGGATGCGTCAGGGCCTCTAGACCTGGTCCCTGTAAGCTCAGCCTTTGATCCTGAGGAGTCAGGCCTACCCAGTGGAGAAGAGGTGGAAGCTCTTGGTCAAGCTATGCTCCAGAGGAGTGTTTCCCAGGGCTCCAGCCACTCCCTCAAACTGGATGAGCCCAGGTTTGATGGGCTATCCCTGGGAACAAAATCACTAGAGCTACAGGACACAGGAGAACGGGCTGATGATAAGCCCCAGAATGAACTCTACCCCCAGGCTGCGGTGACTAGCAACCGGGCAACACCTCCTGCTGATGGATTACACAAACAAGAGAAGCTGCCTCTGCCAGCCCCTAGCAAGCAGAAAGCTGAGCTGCGCTGGGGTGGAAGATCAGGAGCCGGACGCAGAGAAGGACCAGGGGGAGAGAGGCCTCTCCGCAGGTCTGGGCCAATTAAGAAGCCTGTCTTAAGGGACATGAAAGAAGAGCGAGagcaaagagaagagagagagaagcgtcACGAGAGAGGGGATAGAGGAGACCGGTCCAAAAAGGATCAGTCATCCAAAGCTCCCTCTGCAGCTGCCGCTGTGTCCGAGGGCTCCAGACCTCAGGGCGAGGGGAAGAGAGAAGCCGCTGAGGCCGAGGAAACACCGACTGGCCATCAGAGAGTCAGAGACTCGCAGCCTTCATCTGTGGTTCCCAACTCTTCCTCTCAGGAGGAGAAAGCAGACAAACCGCCCAGCAATGACAAACATCCAGAACCGAAACTGCCCTTCAGGAAAGAGTCCAATCTTCCTCCACGTGCCTACCgacgggaggagagagagcgggaacgtgagagggagaaggaaatggacaaagacagagacagagacagagacagagacagagacagagataaaGAGTGGCCTTTGGACTCAAATTTCAAAGGACGTGGTCGAGGGGAGTATTACGCCAGAGGACGGAGCTACCGGGGGACTTACGGTGGCCGATGCAGGGGGAGTCGTGGTCGAAGCCGGGCAGAGTACAATTACCGAGAGCCCCGTTCACGCTCTGATTTACCTTCTGCTGGAGGTGCTGCTGCCTTTCGCAACAGGGAAGAAAGTGAAACTCGCAGTGAGAGCTCAGACTTTGAAGTTATACCAAAACGTAGACGGCGCCGCGGTTCAGACACAGATTCTGAAAGTGAAGGTGGGAGAGAGTCTGCCAGTGACACTGGACCCTCTGACCGTGAGCCTAGCACCAAACCTAGCCGTCCATTGAGACGAGAGCTCCCTGGGGAGGCCCGGCCTGGGCCCCACAAGCCAGGCTTTGGACCTCCTCACATGGGAGACAGGGTCGGACCCAGAGGGGACGATGAAAGCAGACCCAAGCCAGGATTCCTTCCTAAAGGAGAGCCCTCTcggcgaggaagaggaggactaTACAGTAGACGAGGTGGAGCAAGGGAACGCGGCGGCCCTCGCGCAGGTCCTCTTAGACGGCCAGGAGCTAGAGAGTCCTCTTCTCAGTGGCCCTCTAAACCAATGGAGACATTCAGGCCTGAGGACACTGAGTCCAGTCAAAGATATGACAATCCTGCCGCTGACCGACGACCCAATAGGTCTGATTGCAAGAAATTTGGGGACGGGGGACCTCAGAATAGTAGAGAAAGGCCTCGTCGGTCCAGACCAGCACGACCCCCCAGACAAGATAAACCTCCCCGCTTTAGGCGATTGAAGGAGCGGGAGGCTGCAGTGTTAGCTAGTGGAGAAACAGCCCCAAGTCCCCCTGTCCCTCTACTCCCagtgcctgctgctgctgtccccAGCTCTGCCCCCATCTCCCTCTCCCCAACCCTGTCCAGAGCTCCAGGAACACCTGTAACTGTGCCTGCGGAAGTGGCAGCCACTATGCCTGCACCCGACTTGTCCTCTCCTTTAGAAGCATCCTTGCCTGAGACCAGCAGCCCCACCATCACTGCAGTCGGTACCAAGTCCCCTGACTTGTCCAACCAGAACTCTTCAGATCAAGCCAATGAAGAATGGGAAACTGCCTCCGAGAGCAGCGACTTCAACGAAAGGCGAGAGcgagaagaaaggaaaggagcaCTGGAGGCCGCTAATGAAGCCGCCACTGCCTGTGCCCCGGCACCCGCACCCCCTCAGGGCTCTTTGACCCCCAATAGAAGCCCTCCTGATGGAGGGGTGACTCCAAAACGTGATGGGGCTCCTGCAGCCAAGAGGAGTTTCTCAAGTCAGAGgcctacagagagacagaatcGTAGAGGCAACAGTGGAGCCAAACCAGTCCGGGGCTACGCAGGGGGcaagggggagaggaggggaggagccAAAGCTGGCCGCAAAGG CCCTGCAGCCCAGCAGAACTCCGATGGGATGACACAATCAACTGGAGGAGCATCCCAGAGGCCTTCAAAAGACCAGTCTGGCCGTCGCAAAGATGAGGCCAAACAGGCTGCTAAGAAGCCCAAAGAGAATGCTCTTTCTCAGTTTGATCTTAACAACTATGCCA GTGTTGTGATCATTGATGACCACCCAGAGGTCACCACCACAGAGGACCCACAGTCCAACACCAATGATGACGGCTTCACAGAGGTGGTCTCCCGCAAGCAACAAAAACGCCTGCAGGAcgaagagaaaaggaaaaaggaagagCAGACTACTCAG AACTGGAGTAAAAAAGGCTCTGGTGAGAAGGGCAGAGGAGGCGGAGGAAAGCTGCCGCCAAGATTTGCTAAAAAGCAGTCAtcgcaacaacaacagcagcagcagcaacaacaacaacagcagcagcaacagcagcagcaacaacaacagcagcagcagcagcaacaacagcaggcCTCACAGTCTCAGCCTCCTGTAACTCCCACACCTCAAGCCCAACAGCAACCCCCTATTTCTGTTCCCCAGCATCCCCACCTTCCCCCCTCCCAGCCAGCTGCATCCCCTCAGACACTGGAAGGAACGGTGGCTCCACTGCCCTCCATCCCCCCCGTCATTGTGGACTTTACCTCAAAGAGCCTACCCCCGCCacctgcacagacacacagcactCTGGGTACAGAACTGTGGGAGAACAAGGTAGCGGGCCCCATTGTCCTTCCCGATGTCAAGAAGC TTGGTCCAATCAGCCCTCCCCAGCCACCTTCTGTGAGTGCCTGGAACAAACCTCTTACCTCCTTTACTGGCACTGTCTCCTCTGAG GGTGTGAAGCTTGGATCAGAAGGCAGTGTGGAATTGGCAATAGACAGTATTCAGTTTGGAGCGCCGTCATCTGCAGGCAGCACAGACAGCGACGGAGTTCCAGCGTTGCTAGAAACCGTCTCTGACAACAAACTACCTGCTCCCAaagaacagagacagaaacaaccTCGAGCTGGCCCAATCAAAACACAGAAG CTTCCTGAAATGGAACCAATGGAAACCAAGGAGTACAAGCCAGGTCCCATCGGTAAAGAGCGCTCTTTAAAGAACCGCAAGGCCAAAGACGCACGTGGAGGAGAAGGcgaggggatggagggaggagttCCTGGAGGAGGCGTCAGTAGAGCCACAGACTCCAGTCCTCCCACCAGTGACCCCACAGTACCAGAGCTGGGAGGAGACATCGAGTGCATGATCACCGTCCCTTCAGTAGAATACAACAGTATCTCTAAG GAGTCCGTCACTGACTAcaccaccccctcctcctcactgGCTGACAGTGTTCCTACAGGAGTGAACAAAATAGAAGAGAGTTTGGTGGCAAGT GTGGCGTTACCCCACTCATTGCCCCTTCCTCGACGAGAGACCCTGCAGCAGAGCTCCAACCTCAGCACCGTCTCCCCTGCTACTGTTGACCTAACACTAAAG ATGGAATCGGCTCGTAAGGCGTGGGAGAACTCACCAAGTCTGGAGAAGAATTCTCCGgtcacttcctcttcctcccccatcACCTCCTGTGCATCCTCGTACTCCACCTTCTCCTCAGCCTCCATGCCGCAGATCCCTGTGGCTTCTGTTACCCCCAGCACCTCACTGTCAG atgatggtcggcacgcccccagtttggagaagcagacaggagtgccagcacgggagcaaa GTTCTGGTACCTATACAACGTCGGCTCTCAGCACCAAGACCACCACAGCCTCTGACCCCCCTAACATCTGTAAGGTgaagccccaacaactgcagggTGGAAGTCTGTCCTCGtccagcagtagcagtagtagcagcagcttCTCTCAGTTGGGCTGTGTGCCTACCCTCCTGCCCCAGCAACAGCAGACCCCACAGGTGTACGTCTCTCAGTCTGCAGCAG GTTCTGCAGCTCAGATTCCAGCTTTCTACATGGACACTAGCCACCTCTTCAGTACCCCCCACCCTCGCTTGGCACCTCCCTCCCTGGCTCAGCAGCAAGGCTTCCAGCCCGGCCTCTCGCAG CCAACAGCAGTGCAGCAGATTCCCATCCCTATCTACGCTCCACTGCAAGGTCAGCCACAACATCAACACCAACATCAGcatcaacaccaacaccaacatcaacaccaacaccaacacaccCACCAGGCTCAGCTGGGACTCAGCACTGGTCCTCCAGTCTCCCAGCCACAGGACCTGTTCAGCTCCTCGCTGCAGCCTTACAG GTCTCAGCAGGCGTTCATGCAGAGCAGCCTGTCGCAGCCCTCCATGATGCTGTCAGGGCCGTCTCTGCACAGCTATGCCGGCGTGCAGGCATCTGACCTGGGCAAGCCTCAGTCTAGTCTGGCCTATCAGCAGGCCTCCTCCCAACAGCACATTCCCATTCTGTTTGAGCCGCAGCTCAACCAGCCCTCTGGCATGGGAGGCTCACAGCTCATTGACACACACCTGCTGCAG TTGTCTTTGGCTCAGGCTCGACAGGGGATGAGTCAGCATTCAAACATGTACTCGGGGCAGGTGCAACAACACGGCCAGAGTAGCTACTATAGCAACACTCAGTCGCCCAGTTCTGCGATGCAACAG GTGACCGTCCCTCTGTCCAGCTCCCAGCTGTCCCTGTCAAACTTTGGCTCGGGTGGAGGTCAGCCCCTCCTGGCGCTGCCTCCCACTCCTCCCCAGGTGCAGCCCCCCAACATCAACCGACAGCCCCCGGTCTCCAATCCATACCGAGGCATCATGGGCCCCAACCACAGCATGATGCAGCCTCCCACCAGCAAG ATGGACATGGATCTGAAACTCTTTGGCAGTGGGATGGATGTGAAGCCCGGAACCCCTCCTATCGGTGCCAGAAGCACCACACCCACCTCCAGCCATTACAG GGCCAGCTCAACGTCTCCGAGCAGCCAGTCCAGTAAGATCAACAGCATGCTGTACCAGAAGCAGTTTCAGGCGAGCTCTGCTGGCATGAGAATGACGCAGCACTTCCCCGGCCAGTTCAACCCACAG ATTCTGTCTCAGCCCAACATCGTCTCTCCTCTGGTTCGACCTCCTCACATTAACTCGTTCGCTGGAGGTGTCCAGCGCTCTCCCATGGGCCCTCCGATGTCACCCAATATGGGTGGTGGTCTCATGCCCCATCCCCGACCTCAGCACCCGCAGCACAGCCAGCACCCTCAACACCCTCAGCACCCTCAACACCCTCAACACCCTCAGCACCCTCAACACCCTCAACATCCTCAGCACCCTCAGCACCCTCAGCACCCTCAACACCCTCAACACCCTCAGCACCCTCCCCGAGGACCTCCTGTTCCCTCGCTTGCTCCAAGAGGCACACAGGCCGCTATGAAGGCTGAACAGGACCTAAAG GCAAAGCAGCGGGCTGAGGTGCTCCAGTCCACTCATAAGTTCTTCTCAgatcagcaacagcagcaactcAAAGCCCCGCAAGTCAGCAAAGTGTCTCGGCTTGATCAGGTGGTGAAACCCCAACTCGACGCGCCTGCTCCGAACCACCAGGTGATGGGCGACCGCCCCGATTCTGACAAACCCCCCATCTCCACGGCCAAGCCCATTCGGACTGGCCCCATAAAACCGCAGGCCATCAAACCAGAAGAGGGCAAGTAA